In a single window of the Hydrogenobaculum sp. 3684 genome:
- the rpoD gene encoding RNA polymerase sigma factor RpoD has product MGKAKGKDQLLEIGKEKGYVTYDDINEYVSEDLVESDELESLFDILSEKGIQILEDEAEAAIHHEADEEILEEDDEMIVSASIVEADLKNNDSVRYYLKEMGKIALLGRADEIEHAKYIEMGRKQLRRGLLRTSFLVDMVLRYWAKVCDGKMRSQEILDMQEEHTDYDEYEEAEHVDSVFIEKGIELAKKYKTVIEKRTLFLTYKDKKTKAEYLKAHAEMNKTLKSINIKFSRYEKIADEFIKLYKDYKSKLNSLTIQKRRFEAIHPNVEELLSYYDKNKELLNKIEKHMPFHTFEISRSNYLALQREIEDIERRLGVLPEELNKIINIIEQGRKRVKESKDIMVKSNLRLVVSIAKKYINRGLHFLDLIQEGNMGLMKAVDKYDYKKGFKFSTYATWWIKQAITRAIADQAKTIRIPVHMIETINKISKVSKKLFQEYGREPSPEEIAKALNMSPEKVRKILKSIQEPISLETPIGDDEDTHLKDFIEDSSISNPEEATARRLLREQIEKIINTLSDKEREVIMYRFGLVDGIEHTLEQVGAMFNLTRERIRQIESKAIRKIRHPSRAKYLKDFEII; this is encoded by the coding sequence ATGGGAAAAGCCAAAGGCAAAGACCAACTTTTAGAAATCGGCAAAGAAAAAGGCTACGTAACCTACGACGACATAAACGAGTATGTCAGTGAGGACTTGGTAGAGTCCGATGAATTGGAGTCTTTGTTTGATATCTTGTCCGAAAAAGGTATACAGATTTTAGAAGATGAAGCTGAAGCCGCTATACACCACGAAGCCGATGAAGAGATTTTAGAAGAAGACGACGAGATGATAGTATCTGCCAGCATAGTAGAGGCAGATTTAAAGAACAACGATTCCGTAAGATACTATCTAAAAGAGATGGGTAAGATAGCTCTTCTTGGAAGAGCAGATGAAATAGAGCATGCAAAATACATAGAGATGGGTAGAAAGCAACTAAGAAGAGGGCTACTAAGGACATCTTTTTTAGTGGATATGGTGCTAAGGTATTGGGCAAAAGTTTGCGATGGAAAGATGAGATCTCAAGAGATACTTGATATGCAGGAAGAACACACAGACTACGATGAGTACGAAGAAGCAGAACACGTAGATTCTGTGTTTATAGAAAAAGGTATAGAACTTGCCAAAAAATATAAAACAGTAATAGAAAAAAGGACGTTATTTTTAACATACAAAGATAAGAAAACAAAAGCAGAATATTTAAAGGCTCATGCAGAGATGAATAAAACGTTAAAAAGTATAAATATCAAGTTTTCAAGATATGAAAAAATAGCGGATGAGTTTATAAAACTATACAAAGACTATAAGAGCAAACTAAATTCTTTAACTATACAAAAAAGAAGATTTGAAGCTATACATCCAAACGTGGAAGAACTTTTATCTTACTACGATAAAAACAAAGAACTACTAAATAAAATAGAAAAACATATGCCTTTTCATACTTTTGAGATAAGCAGGTCAAACTACTTAGCCCTTCAAAGGGAAATAGAGGACATAGAAAGACGCTTAGGAGTCTTACCAGAAGAGCTTAACAAAATTATAAACATTATAGAACAAGGTAGAAAACGCGTAAAAGAGTCAAAAGACATAATGGTAAAATCAAACCTAAGACTCGTAGTATCCATAGCTAAAAAGTACATAAACAGAGGTCTTCACTTCTTAGACCTTATACAAGAAGGCAATATGGGACTTATGAAAGCTGTTGATAAATACGATTATAAAAAAGGCTTTAAATTTTCTACATACGCCACGTGGTGGATAAAACAAGCTATTACAAGAGCTATAGCAGACCAAGCAAAAACCATACGTATACCAGTACATATGATAGAAACTATCAACAAAATTTCTAAAGTATCCAAAAAACTATTTCAAGAGTATGGCAGAGAACCATCCCCAGAAGAAATAGCAAAAGCTCTAAACATGTCTCCAGAAAAAGTAAGGAAAATACTGAAGTCCATTCAAGAGCCTATATCTCTTGAAACACCTATAGGAGATGACGAAGATACACATCTTAAAGATTTTATAGAAGATTCAAGCATATCAAACCCAGAGGAAGCCACAGCCAGAAGACTTCTAAGAGAGCAAATAGAAAAGATCATAAACACACTCTCAGATAAAGAAAGAGAAGTAATTATGTATAGGTTTGGATTGGTAGATGGCATAGAGCACACGCTGGAACAAGTGGGGGCTATGTTTAATCTTACCAGAGAACGCATAAGACAAATAGAATCAAAAGCTATAAGAAAGATAAGACATCCAAGCAGGGCAAAGTATTTAAAAGATTTTGAAATAATATGA
- the dnaG gene encoding DNA primase, producing the protein MLSKAYTLEKNKAGNISIEDAIKRIDIVKEISSYIELKRSGSNYLGKCPFHDDSTPSLSVSEQKQIWKCFGCGKGGDVVKFVSLYENISYMEALSKLAIKYNLPINIKSEEKNHKIYEVMSLVSNFYHEELTKSPKAMQYLQKREINPKTVEIYEIGYSPNHYKVVEFLQNTSEYYLELYKSTQNLHKSSKSIRDIFEGRLVIPIRNASSNVVGFGGRILYEDKSAIKYLNSPDSFIFKKSQLLFGIDIALPYIKEKEELILVEGYFDVIRLYQIGIRNVVAPLGTAFTEEHAKTISKYAKIAYIMFDNDNAGKNASLRAAKYLIAKGVKAFYVEIKDAKDPDEFGMKFGKDGVLELLKASKNIIDLNIESKNIETALELASYLKEPEDIFQYSQKLLAVGLPKHIIDQYVGKKSFVENKEQGDISYEKIPMKDRILLKALKECDIDINPLDIDWLDKNSIIIAEKIKYQQELREEELKLLESVDYLTKDALEKYLLKTAKEQNVVTKDELMNIKNTLSRKSYIKKYYFSHGKS; encoded by the coding sequence ATGCTAAGCAAAGCTTATACGTTGGAAAAGAACAAAGCTGGCAACATATCAATAGAAGATGCTATAAAAAGGATAGATATAGTAAAAGAAATATCTTCTTATATAGAACTAAAAAGAAGCGGTAGCAACTATTTGGGAAAATGCCCTTTTCACGATGATTCAACACCTTCTTTATCGGTATCAGAGCAAAAGCAAATTTGGAAGTGCTTTGGATGCGGTAAAGGTGGAGATGTAGTAAAATTTGTATCTTTGTATGAAAACATCTCCTATATGGAAGCTCTTTCAAAATTAGCCATCAAATACAACCTACCCATCAATATAAAAAGTGAAGAAAAAAACCACAAGATTTATGAAGTCATGAGTTTGGTATCTAACTTTTACCACGAAGAACTGACAAAAAGCCCAAAGGCTATGCAATACCTTCAAAAAAGAGAGATAAACCCAAAAACGGTAGAAATCTATGAGATAGGCTATTCGCCAAATCATTACAAAGTCGTGGAATTTTTGCAAAATACATCAGAGTATTATCTTGAACTTTATAAAAGCACACAAAACCTACACAAATCTTCAAAGAGTATAAGGGATATATTTGAAGGAAGGCTTGTAATACCTATAAGAAACGCATCTTCAAACGTTGTGGGATTTGGCGGTAGGATTTTATACGAAGATAAATCCGCTATAAAGTATTTGAACTCACCAGATTCTTTTATATTCAAAAAATCACAACTTCTATTTGGTATAGACATAGCCCTTCCTTACATAAAAGAAAAGGAAGAGCTAATACTGGTAGAAGGCTATTTTGACGTTATAAGACTTTATCAAATAGGCATAAGAAACGTGGTAGCTCCCCTTGGAACGGCATTTACCGAAGAGCATGCAAAAACCATATCAAAATACGCCAAGATAGCCTATATAATGTTTGACAACGACAATGCAGGAAAAAACGCAAGCTTAAGAGCCGCCAAATATCTAATAGCCAAAGGTGTAAAGGCCTTCTACGTAGAGATAAAAGATGCTAAAGACCCAGACGAATTTGGTATGAAGTTTGGAAAAGACGGCGTTTTGGAGCTTTTAAAAGCATCAAAAAATATAATAGATTTAAACATAGAGTCAAAAAATATAGAAACAGCCTTAGAGTTGGCCTCTTATCTCAAAGAACCAGAAGACATATTCCAATATAGTCAAAAACTCTTAGCGGTAGGATTGCCAAAACATATAATAGATCAATACGTTGGTAAAAAAAGTTTTGTAGAAAATAAAGAGCAAGGGGATATCTCTTACGAAAAGATACCTATGAAAGATAGGATACTCTTAAAAGCTTTAAAAGAGTGTGATATAGACATAAACCCTTTAGATATAGACTGGCTTGATAAAAACTCCATAATAATAGCAGAAAAGATAAAGTATCAACAAGAATTAAGAGAAGAAGAGTTAAAATTGCTTGAGTCTGTTGACTATCTTACAAAAGATGCTCTTGAAAAATACCTATTAAAGACTGCCAAAGAACAAAACGTCGTTACCAAAGATGAACTTATGAACATCAAAAATACACTTAGTAGAAAATCTTATATAAAGAAGTATTATTTTTCTCATGGTAAAAGTTAA
- the coaBC gene encoding bifunctional phosphopantothenoylcysteine decarboxylase/phosphopantothenate--cysteine ligase CoaBC, whose product MNILIGITGGIACYKTLELIRLLKKKNHNVKTIMTNFAQEFISPMIVKTLSQDEVYTDSSWKEKPLCHIDLARWADVFMIAPCTINTLSKLRYGIADNLLTTTALAYKGYILLAISANTVMYEKDITKEHIDSIKNYKFKVIEPIYGLLACNEEGIGKMVEPQELLFYIYSANEEPIFKNNQALVIGGATKEYIDDVRFISNGSSGKMARYLTMGLLSLGAKADFLDVSNMDVEGAYQKILEIFDRYDIIIMNAAISDYKVSSKHNGKIKKTQDKIVLELLKTKDILKELGIRKKPYQKLIGFALEEKEHLIENAKSKLINKNLDAVVANPISVMGSEEFEGYVITKDDIKSIPKMPKDVASIEILKALRSIL is encoded by the coding sequence GTGAACATCCTAATTGGTATTACCGGCGGAATAGCCTGCTACAAAACCTTAGAACTCATTAGGCTTTTAAAAAAGAAAAATCACAACGTAAAGACCATTATGACAAACTTTGCACAAGAGTTTATAAGCCCTATGATAGTAAAAACCCTATCCCAAGACGAAGTATACACAGACTCAAGCTGGAAAGAAAAACCCCTTTGTCATATAGATTTAGCAAGGTGGGCAGATGTATTTATGATAGCCCCTTGTACTATAAATACGCTATCAAAGCTAAGATACGGCATAGCCGACAATTTGCTTACTACCACAGCTTTAGCGTATAAAGGTTATATACTTTTGGCTATATCGGCAAACACTGTAATGTATGAAAAAGATATTACCAAAGAACATATAGACAGTATAAAAAACTACAAGTTTAAAGTCATAGAACCGATCTATGGGCTTCTTGCTTGCAACGAAGAGGGCATAGGCAAAATGGTAGAACCCCAAGAGCTTTTGTTTTATATATACAGTGCCAACGAAGAGCCTATTTTTAAAAACAATCAAGCTTTGGTGATAGGAGGGGCTACAAAAGAGTATATAGATGACGTTAGGTTTATATCAAATGGCTCTTCCGGTAAAATGGCAAGATACCTTACAATGGGACTTTTGTCTTTGGGTGCTAAAGCAGACTTTTTAGATGTATCAAATATGGATGTGGAAGGAGCCTACCAAAAGATATTGGAGATATTTGATAGATACGATATTATTATAATGAACGCCGCTATCTCAGATTACAAGGTATCATCAAAGCACAACGGGAAAATCAAAAAAACTCAAGATAAAATTGTATTGGAGCTTTTAAAAACAAAAGATATATTAAAAGAACTAGGTATTAGAAAAAAACCATATCAAAAACTTATAGGCTTTGCTTTAGAGGAAAAAGAACATCTTATAGAAAATGCCAAATCAAAGCTAATAAACAAAAATTTAGACGCAGTAGTGGCAAACCCAATATCCGTTATGGGCTCTGAGGAATTTGAAGGTTATGTAATTACAAAAGATGATATCAAGAGTATACCAAAAATGCCAAAAGACGTTGCCAGTATAGAGATTTTAAAAGCTTTAAGAAGTATTTTATGA
- a CDS encoding zinc metalloprotease HtpX, whose product MMFKTAILLGVLTGIFLAVGYMIAGQTGLLFALIFSAFTNFISYYYSDSIILSIYGAKELTPQEAPTLFNIVKKLTQRANLPMPRLYIIDMDQPNAFATGRDEHHSAVVVTTGLLRLLNEDEIMGVLAHELSHIKNRDILIATIAATIAGAISALVNIFQFSLIFGIGQDRERNSNPIVALLLIIITPIIASIIQFAISRSREFAADATGAHICGCPLSLAKALKKIHDYIERVPVEVNQGTAALFIENPMGSIGQLFSTHPPTEERIKRLVEIAKEMGQI is encoded by the coding sequence ATGATGTTTAAAACAGCAATACTGCTTGGTGTTTTAACAGGCATATTTTTAGCTGTAGGTTATATGATTGCAGGCCAAACTGGCCTTCTTTTTGCACTTATTTTTTCGGCTTTTACGAACTTTATAAGCTATTATTATTCAGATTCCATAATACTTTCTATATATGGAGCAAAAGAGCTAACCCCTCAAGAAGCACCTACCCTTTTTAACATAGTAAAGAAGCTAACCCAAAGGGCAAACTTGCCCATGCCAAGGTTATACATAATAGATATGGATCAACCAAACGCCTTTGCCACTGGAAGAGACGAACACCATAGCGCTGTGGTAGTTACTACGGGGCTTTTAAGGCTTTTAAATGAAGATGAAATAATGGGCGTTTTAGCTCACGAGCTTTCTCATATAAAAAATAGAGACATACTTATAGCAACAATAGCAGCCACTATAGCTGGTGCCATAAGCGCCCTTGTAAATATTTTTCAATTTAGTCTTATATTTGGCATAGGACAAGACAGAGAAAGAAATTCAAACCCTATAGTAGCTTTGCTTCTTATTATCATAACTCCTATCATAGCTTCCATAATACAGTTTGCGATATCAAGATCAAGGGAGTTTGCTGCAGATGCTACGGGAGCCCATATATGCGGATGCCCACTTTCTTTAGCAAAAGCCTTAAAGAAAATACATGATTATATAGAAAGAGTGCCTGTAGAAGTAAATCAAGGCACAGCGGCATTATTTATAGAAAATCCAATGGGGAGCATAGGACAGCTTTTCTCTACCCATCCACCTACAGAGGAACGCATAAAAAGACTTGTTGAAATAGCAAAAGAAATGGGACAAATTTAG
- a CDS encoding 2Fe-2S iron-sulfur cluster-binding protein: MAKLIVNKKVIGNFDVGTKFQDIHDLIEKAGVEFGCTDGQCGVCVATVLRGLEALNEVSEKESDTLWRIGEYDEDRRLTCQLEIVKDTDVIELQTD; encoded by the coding sequence ATGGCAAAACTTATCGTAAATAAAAAGGTTATAGGAAACTTTGACGTAGGAACAAAATTTCAAGATATTCACGACCTTATAGAAAAAGCTGGTGTTGAATTTGGCTGTACCGATGGCCAGTGTGGAGTTTGTGTGGCTACGGTATTACGAGGGCTTGAGGCTTTAAACGAAGTGTCCGAAAAAGAATCAGATACTTTATGGCGTATAGGAGAATACGACGAAGACAGGAGGCTTACCTGCCAACTTGAAATAGTAAAAGACACAGATGTTATAGAACTTCAGACAGATTAA
- a CDS encoding GspE/PulE family protein, whose protein sequence is MQGYVENSILDLAKNLRFIPIKEDQDTLTIEVSSNQDVAFVKNILYFYLDKKIKTEVLSEEEFLEHWNNFLSQSYQTLEDQDVKLEFETIDISKDELESPAIIFVNNILLKAIKTGASDIHIEPYEKNVLVRMRIDGKLVVAEELTNGFYQSVLSRIKVIANMNVAEKRLPQDARFRIKISKKEIDIRVSTIPSLFGERVVLRILDQSNTPLDLEELGLSKEDYENVLNILSRPYGIILVTGPTGSGKSTSLYAFLKRLKSPSKNIITIEDPVEYQIEGISQIQVNPKVGLTFASGLRSILRQDPDIIMIGEIRDKETAEIAIQAALTGHLVLSTLHTQNALSSITRLFDIGIEPFLIASSVEGLIAQRLVRKICPYCKTSYKPSYVEIKELGLKEGDYTFYKGLGCEHCMQSGYKGRIGLFEVINVDDRLKSLISQNPSWEYIKSHIQYKSLLDDGIEKILNGITSTEEVLQVCKIEEDQ, encoded by the coding sequence ATGCAAGGCTATGTAGAAAATAGCATCCTAGATTTAGCCAAAAACTTAAGGTTTATACCCATAAAAGAAGACCAAGACACTTTAACGATAGAGGTATCTAGCAATCAAGATGTGGCTTTTGTAAAAAATATCTTATATTTTTATTTAGACAAAAAGATAAAAACTGAGGTTTTAAGCGAAGAGGAGTTTTTAGAACATTGGAACAATTTCTTATCCCAGTCCTATCAAACTTTAGAAGATCAAGATGTGAAACTGGAGTTTGAAACTATAGATATTTCAAAAGATGAGCTTGAAAGTCCCGCTATTATATTTGTAAACAACATTTTATTAAAAGCCATAAAAACAGGGGCTTCTGATATACATATAGAGCCCTATGAGAAAAATGTTTTGGTTAGAATGAGGATAGACGGAAAGCTGGTGGTGGCGGAGGAACTTACCAACGGCTTTTATCAAAGTGTACTTTCTCGTATAAAGGTTATAGCAAATATGAACGTAGCTGAAAAGAGGTTACCTCAGGATGCAAGATTTAGGATAAAGATTTCAAAAAAAGAGATAGATATAAGGGTATCCACAATACCTTCTTTATTTGGGGAAAGGGTGGTGCTTAGAATATTGGACCAATCAAATACGCCTCTTGATTTGGAAGAACTTGGGCTTTCAAAAGAAGATTATGAAAATGTATTAAACATACTTTCAAGACCATACGGCATAATACTTGTCACAGGACCCACGGGTAGCGGTAAATCCACTAGTTTATACGCTTTTTTAAAGAGATTAAAAAGCCCATCAAAAAATATAATAACCATAGAAGACCCAGTGGAGTATCAAATAGAGGGCATATCGCAAATTCAAGTAAATCCGAAAGTGGGTCTTACGTTCGCATCTGGGCTTAGATCTATATTAAGGCAAGACCCGGATATCATTATGATAGGAGAAATAAGGGACAAAGAAACCGCTGAAATAGCTATACAAGCAGCTCTTACTGGACATTTGGTACTTTCTACCCTTCATACCCAAAACGCTTTATCAAGCATCACAAGACTTTTTGATATAGGGATAGAGCCTTTTTTAATAGCTTCTTCCGTAGAAGGACTTATAGCCCAAAGGCTTGTAAGAAAGATATGCCCTTATTGTAAGACTTCTTACAAACCTTCTTACGTAGAGATCAAAGAGTTGGGTTTAAAAGAAGGAGATTATACATTCTACAAAGGGCTTGGTTGCGAACACTGTATGCAATCTGGCTATAAAGGTCGCATTGGGCTTTTTGAGGTAATAAACGTAGATGACAGGCTAAAGAGTCTAATATCTCAAAATCCCTCATGGGAGTATATTAAAAGCCATATACAATACAAAAGCCTATTGGATGATGGCATAGAAAAAATATTAAATGGTATCACATCCACAGAGGAAGTGCTTCAAGTGTGCAAGATTGAGGAAGACCAGTGA